A single region of the Rathayibacter rathayi genome encodes:
- a CDS encoding TrmH family RNA methyltransferase: MPIVHITALDHPLLADYHRLTDVALRRVLEPEGGLYIAESAKVIERALDAGHRPRSVLVQQKRLPDAAEVLARFPELPVFVAPDPLIEELTGFHLHRGALASMHRPPLRPMADLLATARLVVILEDLVDHTNVGAVFRAAAGMGADAVLVTPRCADPLYRRSVRVSMGTVLQVPWTRTLEWAPAREALLAAGFSVAALALAPDAVPLDEFAAARPERVAIVLGAEGDGLSRAALDASDTVVTIPMLHGVDSLNVASASAVALWALTRGR, encoded by the coding sequence ATGCCGATCGTGCACATCACCGCCCTCGACCATCCGCTCCTCGCCGACTACCACCGCCTCACCGATGTGGCGCTGCGACGGGTGCTGGAGCCGGAGGGCGGGCTGTACATCGCGGAGTCGGCCAAGGTGATCGAGCGGGCCCTGGACGCCGGGCACCGACCGCGCTCCGTGCTGGTGCAGCAGAAGCGGCTGCCGGACGCGGCCGAGGTCCTCGCGCGCTTCCCCGAGCTGCCGGTGTTCGTCGCGCCCGATCCGCTGATCGAGGAGCTGACCGGGTTCCACCTTCACCGCGGGGCGCTCGCGTCGATGCACCGTCCCCCCCTGCGCCCGATGGCCGACCTGCTGGCGACCGCGCGCCTGGTCGTGATCCTGGAGGACCTGGTCGACCACACCAACGTCGGAGCCGTCTTCCGAGCGGCCGCAGGCATGGGCGCGGACGCGGTACTGGTGACGCCCCGATGCGCGGATCCGCTCTACCGGCGCAGCGTGCGCGTGAGCATGGGTACCGTGCTGCAGGTGCCGTGGACGCGGACGCTCGAGTGGGCGCCGGCCAGGGAGGCGTTGCTCGCGGCGGGGTTCTCGGTGGCGGCGCTGGCTCTCGCGCCGGACGCGGTGCCGCTGGACGAGTTCGCGGCCGCCCGGCCCGAGCGGGTCGCGATCGTGCTGGGAGCGGAGGGGGACGGGCTCAGCCGTGCGGCACTGGACGCCTCGGACACCGTGGTCACGATCCCGATGCTGCACGGCGTCGACTCGCTCAACGTGGCCTCGGCGAGCGCCGTCGCGCTCTGGGCGCTGACGCGAGGGCGTTGA
- a CDS encoding D-alanyl-D-alanine carboxypeptidase family protein: protein MTSPTRPEDALDLFGEPAARERRPRRRRGSVIAGAVAATVLIGAGGAYATNAATAELPAASAVTLEPVSRTFAAPALAWPAYGSGAVAAVGLDGTEEDGLLARYGSTDTLPTGSIAKVVTALVVLAAKPIAVGTDGETITFTGADVQYYAETLAESGSNAPVTAGLQLSERQALTAMMLPSANNYAKSLAIWAYGSEEAFLAAARSWLDGQGFARTSLADASGLSPATVSTTAEMVRLGELLIADPVLAPIVAMPTADIPGVGELANTNSLLGRSGVDGIKTGTTDEAGSCLLFSLDASVEGQPVTLVGVVVGARTHPQLADDVLTLIPSIEAGFRSVPLTTEGQDYGSLTSAWGEKVAAETAQAQSVLVWGAASTSTSVVLDPVETVADGERVGTATVVVNGTSYELPVVVDGTIEDPGFGWRLAHPAELFG from the coding sequence ATGACCTCCCCGACCCGACCCGAGGACGCGCTCGACCTGTTCGGGGAGCCCGCCGCGCGGGAGCGGCGGCCGAGGCGGCGGCGTGGATCCGTCATTGCTGGTGCCGTCGCCGCGACTGTGCTGATCGGTGCGGGCGGCGCCTACGCCACGAACGCGGCGACGGCCGAGCTGCCCGCCGCGAGCGCCGTGACCCTTGAGCCGGTGTCCCGCACTTTCGCGGCCCCCGCACTGGCCTGGCCGGCGTACGGCTCCGGCGCAGTGGCCGCCGTCGGCCTCGACGGCACGGAAGAGGACGGGCTGCTCGCACGCTACGGTTCCACCGACACGCTGCCGACGGGAAGCATCGCCAAGGTGGTCACCGCTCTGGTCGTGCTCGCCGCGAAGCCGATCGCCGTGGGGACCGACGGGGAGACGATCACCTTCACCGGCGCAGACGTCCAGTACTACGCCGAGACCCTCGCCGAAAGCGGCTCGAACGCTCCCGTCACTGCGGGTCTGCAGCTGAGCGAGCGGCAGGCGTTGACGGCGATGATGCTTCCGTCCGCCAACAACTACGCGAAGTCGCTCGCGATCTGGGCCTACGGCTCCGAGGAGGCCTTCCTGGCCGCCGCGCGCAGCTGGCTCGACGGGCAGGGGTTCGCGCGGACCTCCCTCGCCGATGCCAGCGGGCTTTCGCCGGCGACGGTCAGTACGACGGCAGAGATGGTCCGGTTGGGCGAACTCCTGATCGCGGATCCGGTGCTCGCTCCGATCGTCGCGATGCCGACCGCCGACATCCCGGGCGTTGGTGAGCTCGCCAACACGAACTCGCTGCTCGGCCGCTCCGGAGTCGACGGGATCAAGACCGGAACGACCGACGAGGCGGGCTCGTGCCTGCTCTTCTCGCTGGATGCGAGCGTCGAGGGGCAACCGGTCACCCTCGTCGGCGTGGTGGTCGGCGCCCGCACGCATCCGCAGCTCGCCGACGATGTGCTGACGCTCATCCCGAGCATCGAGGCCGGATTTCGGAGCGTACCCCTGACCACCGAGGGCCAGGACTACGGCAGCCTCACGAGCGCGTGGGGCGAGAAGGTGGCCGCCGAGACCGCTCAGGCGCAGTCCGTGCTGGTGTGGGGTGCGGCCTCGACGAGCACCTCTGTCGTGCTGGACCCGGTCGAGACCGTCGCCGACGGAGAGCGAGTGGGCACCGCGACCGTGGTAGTGAACGGCACCTCGTATGAGCTGCCTGTGGTGGTGGACGGCACGATCGAGGATCCGGGGTTCGGCTGGCGGCTCGCTCACCCGGCGGAGCTGTTCGGCTGA
- a CDS encoding SGNH/GDSL hydrolase family protein gives MVEQRHPWSRYVALGDSFTEGIGDPEPGSPGGHRGWADRVAEVLGSQNEDFAYANLAIRGRLLQQIVDEQIEPALELLPDLITISAGGNDVIRPGTDPDDIAARFESGLERLRSDGATVVLFTGVDVGFSPVFGRIRGKVAIYNENLRALAKRYDCIVADQWSLQEIQDVRMWAPDRLHLNPHGHHEVARMVLEALNVENDLRPLAPQPLPARTWRAARTEDIQWAREYLVPWVLRRVRHQSSGDFITAKRPSAERWSADPGEGEPGSIVPGNATPEQVAADIATAGVRIIAE, from the coding sequence ATGGTCGAGCAGCGTCATCCGTGGTCCCGCTACGTCGCCCTGGGCGACTCCTTCACCGAGGGGATCGGCGATCCTGAGCCCGGCAGTCCCGGCGGGCACCGTGGCTGGGCGGACCGGGTGGCGGAGGTCCTCGGCAGCCAGAACGAGGACTTCGCCTACGCCAATCTCGCGATCCGCGGGCGGCTCCTGCAGCAGATCGTCGACGAGCAGATCGAGCCGGCGCTGGAGCTGCTGCCCGATCTCATCACGATCTCCGCGGGCGGCAACGATGTCATCCGGCCCGGCACCGACCCTGACGACATCGCCGCCCGTTTCGAGTCGGGCCTCGAGCGCCTGCGCTCGGACGGCGCCACGGTGGTCCTCTTCACCGGCGTCGATGTGGGCTTCTCCCCCGTGTTCGGCCGCATCCGCGGCAAGGTCGCGATCTACAACGAGAACCTGCGGGCTCTGGCGAAGCGCTACGACTGCATCGTCGCCGACCAGTGGTCGCTGCAGGAGATCCAGGACGTGCGGATGTGGGCACCGGACCGCCTGCATCTCAACCCGCACGGCCACCACGAGGTGGCGCGGATGGTGCTCGAGGCGCTGAACGTCGAGAACGACCTGCGTCCCCTCGCTCCGCAGCCGCTGCCCGCCCGAACCTGGCGCGCCGCGCGCACGGAGGACATTCAATGGGCGCGCGAGTACCTCGTGCCGTGGGTGCTGCGTCGGGTGCGCCACCAGTCCTCCGGCGACTTCATCACCGCTAAGCGGCCCTCCGCGGAGCGCTGGAGCGCCGACCCCGGGGAAGGTGAGCCCGGTTCGATCGTTCCGGGCAATGCCACTCCGGAGCAGGTCGCGGCGGACATCGCGACGGCTGGAGTGCGGATCATCGCCGAGTAG